One part of the Sphingopyxis sp. TUF1 genome encodes these proteins:
- a CDS encoding BCCT family transporter, translated as MPAPTKYPLNRPVFFAPLAVLLVAVLLSLWQGAAVVAAETAINNWILRHFSPLFAWAGIGFLALLLLVATSPLGGRIIGGASAVPVLSRWRWFAVTLCTTIATGILFWGAAEPLFHLNDPPAMLGLAPGSDAAATFAMSTMFLHWTLTPYAIYTVAGLAFALVYYDRREPFSLSSLFVPVIGQRAHGAAGTIIDIVCLFALVAGMAASLGAGVLALAGGIEGLWSVAGGAPLRWGIAAAIVTTFVISAALGLQRGIARLSIFNIWLFIAVLLFVVAAGPAARLPGLGFAGAADHAATFLPRSLGIDVNRDWHQQWTIFNWANWFAWAPVTALFLGRLAVGYSVRAFILVSLLLPALFGAAWMIIIAGTTITLDQQTGGSLYAVLTNAGPNPLLYRLFSELGGGLPVLMLLIGAIFISYVTAADSNVSAMSALSTHGISPESPEAPLAVKLAWGITVGLVATILVAAAGIDGIRMMSVLGGFPALFIILGAAVSLGVMTIDRRSAGAAANG; from the coding sequence TTGCCCGCCCCGACGAAATATCCTCTCAATCGCCCCGTCTTTTTCGCGCCGCTTGCGGTGTTGCTCGTCGCCGTGCTGCTCAGCCTGTGGCAGGGCGCAGCGGTCGTGGCTGCCGAAACGGCGATCAACAACTGGATCCTGCGCCATTTTTCGCCGCTCTTCGCCTGGGCAGGCATCGGCTTTCTCGCGCTGCTCCTGCTCGTGGCCACGTCGCCGCTCGGCGGCCGGATCATCGGCGGCGCGAGCGCTGTTCCGGTCCTGTCGCGCTGGCGCTGGTTCGCCGTCACGCTCTGCACCACGATCGCCACCGGCATCCTGTTCTGGGGCGCGGCCGAGCCGCTGTTCCACCTCAATGATCCGCCCGCGATGCTGGGACTCGCGCCGGGCAGCGATGCCGCCGCGACCTTCGCCATGTCGACGATGTTCCTTCACTGGACGTTGACGCCCTACGCCATTTACACTGTCGCGGGGCTTGCCTTCGCGCTCGTCTATTACGACCGCCGCGAACCCTTCAGCCTTTCGTCGCTCTTCGTGCCCGTCATTGGCCAGCGCGCGCATGGTGCCGCAGGCACGATTATCGACATCGTCTGCCTCTTCGCCCTCGTCGCCGGCATGGCCGCTTCGCTCGGCGCGGGTGTGCTCGCGCTCGCGGGCGGGATCGAGGGCCTGTGGAGCGTCGCGGGCGGCGCCCCGCTGCGCTGGGGTATCGCCGCCGCGATCGTCACGACCTTCGTCATTTCGGCAGCGCTCGGCCTTCAGCGCGGCATCGCCCGGCTGTCGATCTTCAACATCTGGTTGTTTATCGCCGTGCTGTTGTTCGTCGTCGCCGCCGGTCCCGCCGCGCGTCTTCCCGGGCTCGGTTTTGCCGGCGCCGCCGACCATGCCGCAACCTTCCTTCCGCGCAGCCTCGGCATCGACGTCAATCGCGACTGGCACCAACAATGGACAATCTTCAACTGGGCCAACTGGTTTGCCTGGGCGCCGGTCACCGCGCTGTTTCTGGGCCGTCTTGCGGTGGGGTACAGCGTGCGCGCGTTCATCCTCGTCAGCCTGCTGCTGCCTGCGCTGTTCGGCGCCGCATGGATGATCATCATCGCCGGGACGACGATCACTCTCGACCAGCAAACGGGCGGCAGTCTTTACGCCGTGCTGACCAATGCCGGTCCCAATCCGCTTCTCTATCGCCTGTTCAGCGAGCTTGGCGGCGGCCTGCCCGTGCTTATGCTGCTGATCGGCGCGATCTTCATTTCCTATGTGACCGCGGCCGACAGCAATGTGTCGGCGATGAGCGCGCTGTCGACGCACGGCATTTCGCCCGAAAGCCCCGAAGCGCCGCTCGCGGTCAAACTCGCTTGGGGAATCACCGTCGGGCTCGTCGCGACCATCCTCGTCGCGGCGGCGGGGATCGACGGCATCCGCATGATGTCGGTTCTCGGCGGCTTTCCGGCGCTGTTCATCATTCTTGGCGCGGCGGTATCGCTGGGCGTGATGACGATCGATCGTCGATCGGCCGGCGCCGCAGCCAACGGCTGA
- a CDS encoding sensor histidine kinase has product MNANLRKDALRDQRAKMLAAAPDWRASDARVNPRVAIGSILAMWLIYFLITTGLAMLTGASDQWAFAGRRAIVVVAGILCTFVLYQLLQRAQPRSFGARLGAALGAAVPLVMVYASINLFVFFYWLPAPDTAKIVEEVQSKFPVAWEMVLILDSSIRWYFFFAVWAALYVAFGYANEMRAVERRANHFRMEAKNAQLRALHYQVNPHFLFNTLNSLSTLVLKGSKTEAESMIMNLSSFLRSSLAIDPEQLVSLDEEIALQQLYLDIEQARFPDRLQVEVSMPDELKHACVPVLILQPIIENAIKYGVSPSKGRIAIRLQASAEYGLLVLRVENDVDPKAPAPASGTGLGLGNVRERLLTRYGPTAGCEWGKSDNGGFVVSLWLPLAREAC; this is encoded by the coding sequence ATGAACGCAAACCTCCGTAAAGACGCGCTGCGCGATCAGCGCGCAAAAATGTTGGCCGCGGCGCCCGACTGGCGCGCGTCCGATGCGCGCGTGAACCCGCGCGTCGCGATCGGGTCGATCCTCGCGATGTGGCTGATCTATTTCCTGATCACGACCGGCCTCGCAATGCTGACCGGCGCGAGCGACCAGTGGGCCTTTGCCGGACGCCGTGCGATCGTCGTCGTCGCGGGCATCCTGTGCACCTTCGTGCTCTATCAGCTGCTCCAGCGCGCGCAGCCGCGCAGTTTCGGCGCGCGCCTCGGCGCCGCGCTCGGCGCCGCGGTCCCGCTCGTCATGGTGTACGCCAGCATCAACCTGTTCGTGTTCTTCTACTGGCTACCCGCCCCCGATACGGCCAAGATCGTTGAAGAAGTGCAGTCGAAATTCCCGGTCGCGTGGGAAATGGTGCTGATCCTCGACAGCTCGATCCGCTGGTATTTCTTCTTCGCGGTCTGGGCCGCGCTCTACGTCGCCTTCGGCTATGCAAACGAGATGCGCGCGGTCGAACGCCGCGCCAATCATTTCCGCATGGAAGCGAAGAATGCGCAGCTGCGCGCGCTCCATTATCAGGTCAATCCGCATTTCCTCTTCAACACGCTGAACTCGCTGTCGACGCTCGTGCTCAAGGGGTCGAAGACCGAAGCCGAATCGATGATCATGAATCTGTCGTCCTTCCTGCGCTCGAGCCTCGCGATCGATCCCGAACAGCTCGTCAGCCTCGACGAGGAAATCGCGCTTCAACAGCTCTATCTCGACATCGAACAGGCGCGCTTTCCCGACCGGCTGCAGGTCGAGGTGTCGATGCCCGACGAACTGAAACATGCGTGCGTGCCGGTACTGATCCTGCAGCCGATCATCGAAAATGCGATCAAATACGGCGTGTCGCCCAGCAAGGGGCGGATTGCGATCCGCCTGCAAGCCAGCGCCGAATATGGCCTGCTGGTATTGCGGGTCGAAAATGACGTCGATCCCAAGGCCCCCGCCCCCGCTTCGGGAACCGGCCTCGGCCTCGGCAATGTCCGCGAACGGCTGCTGACCCGCTATGGTCCCACTGCCGGGTGCGAATGGGGTAAATCGGATAACGGCGGCTTTGTCGTCTCGCTATGGCTGCCGCTGGCACGGGAGGCTTGTTGA
- a CDS encoding S9 family peptidase — MRNLLLTSALALAAALSAPALARPMTEVDLATLKRVAAPTASPDGRWVVFQMTETEAETYKRSTGLWLVDRHAKDAMPIRVADTAGKNETSPAFDKDGILYFLSNASGKNEVWRIDPRVGGVGTQVTDTKADVAGFKISPDATKLLAWGDIPKECTDFGCEAKDKGALVGPGSGRLYKDGVGFVRHWDEWETPGTYSRPFIFNLADGKATTARPADAGLIGDTPSKPFGGGEELAWGADSRTIFFTLRKADRAEPMSTNLDIYRWLVDSRMMPVNLTEDNQATDTLPTPSPDGKWLAYAAMARTGYEADRLVLMLRNLESGETRKLTDAWDRSVGSIAWAPDGKSLYVTAQDVLEHPVFRVDVATGKVEKLKASPEALEGNINDVTPLPGGALLYSRNSALAPTDLFVRDASGKVRQLTSVNADRLAEFDPVKLEKIRFAGANGDTVWGMILKPAKATEKLPVAFIVHGGPQSSFGNSWSTRWNPRLFAQQGYGVVTVDFHGSTGYGQAFTDSINQDWGGKPLEDLKLGLAAAGKQDAQLDVANACALGASYGGYMMNWIAGQWTDGFKCLVQHDGVFDLRAMAFETEELWFDEWDHGGPWWERTDPEKWNPVNHVAKWKTPMLVITGEKDFRIAYSQGLAAFTALQRRGVPSQLLVFPDENHWVLKGANSVQWHQTVFNWLDSYLKK, encoded by the coding sequence ATGCGAAACCTTCTCCTCACCAGCGCGCTCGCGCTCGCCGCCGCCCTCTCCGCTCCCGCCCTTGCTCGCCCGATGACCGAGGTCGATCTGGCGACCTTGAAGCGCGTCGCCGCACCGACCGCATCGCCCGACGGGCGCTGGGTGGTCTTCCAGATGACCGAGACCGAAGCCGAAACCTACAAGCGCTCGACCGGCCTCTGGCTCGTCGACCGCCATGCCAAAGACGCGATGCCGATCCGGGTCGCCGACACCGCGGGCAAAAATGAAACTTCTCCTGCTTTCGACAAGGACGGCATCCTCTATTTCCTCTCGAACGCGTCGGGCAAAAACGAGGTTTGGCGCATCGACCCCAGGGTCGGCGGCGTCGGAACGCAGGTCACCGACACCAAGGCCGACGTTGCCGGATTCAAGATTTCGCCCGACGCCACAAAGCTGCTTGCATGGGGCGACATCCCGAAGGAATGCACTGATTTCGGCTGCGAGGCGAAAGACAAGGGCGCGCTCGTCGGTCCCGGCAGCGGCCGCCTTTACAAGGACGGCGTCGGCTTCGTCCGCCACTGGGACGAGTGGGAAACGCCGGGCACCTACAGCCGCCCCTTCATCTTCAATCTTGCGGACGGCAAGGCCACCACGGCGCGCCCCGCCGATGCCGGGCTGATCGGCGACACCCCGTCGAAACCCTTCGGCGGCGGCGAGGAACTCGCATGGGGCGCCGACAGCCGCACCATCTTCTTCACGCTGCGCAAGGCCGACCGGGCCGAGCCCATGTCGACCAACCTCGACATCTATCGCTGGCTCGTCGACAGCCGGATGATGCCGGTGAATCTCACCGAGGACAATCAGGCAACCGACACGCTGCCCACCCCCTCACCCGACGGCAAATGGCTCGCCTATGCCGCGATGGCGCGGACGGGCTATGAGGCCGACCGGCTGGTGCTGATGCTCCGCAACCTCGAAAGCGGCGAGACGCGCAAGCTCACCGACGCGTGGGATCGTTCGGTCGGCTCGATCGCCTGGGCGCCCGACGGCAAGTCTCTCTATGTCACCGCGCAGGACGTTCTCGAACATCCCGTGTTCCGCGTCGATGTCGCGACGGGCAAGGTCGAGAAGCTGAAGGCCTCGCCCGAAGCGCTCGAAGGCAATATCAACGACGTCACGCCGCTCCCCGGCGGCGCCTTGCTCTATTCGCGCAACAGCGCGCTGGCGCCAACCGACCTGTTCGTGCGCGACGCCAGCGGCAAGGTCCGCCAGCTCACCAGCGTCAACGCCGATCGCCTCGCCGAATTTGATCCGGTGAAGCTCGAAAAGATCCGCTTCGCGGGCGCGAATGGCGACACCGTTTGGGGCATGATCCTGAAACCCGCGAAGGCGACCGAAAAACTGCCGGTTGCCTTCATCGTCCACGGTGGTCCGCAATCGAGCTTCGGCAACAGCTGGTCGACGCGCTGGAACCCGCGCCTGTTCGCGCAACAGGGTTACGGCGTCGTCACCGTCGATTTCCATGGCTCGACGGGCTACGGACAGGCGTTCACCGACAGCATCAACCAGGATTGGGGCGGCAAGCCGCTCGAAGATCTGAAGCTCGGCCTCGCCGCCGCGGGCAAGCAGGATGCGCAGCTCGACGTGGCCAACGCCTGCGCGCTCGGCGCCTCCTATGGCGGATATATGATGAACTGGATCGCCGGCCAGTGGACCGACGGCTTCAAATGCCTCGTCCAGCACGACGGCGTCTTTGACCTCCGCGCCATGGCGTTCGAGACCGAGGAACTCTGGTTCGACGAATGGGATCATGGCGGCCCCTGGTGGGAACGGACCGACCCCGAAAAGTGGAACCCGGTCAATCATGTCGCCAAGTGGAAAACGCCGATGCTGGTTATCACGGGCGAAAAGGATTTCCGCATCGCCTACAGCCAGGGCCTCGCCGCCTTCACCGCGCTCCAGCGCCGCGGCGTCCCGTCGCAATTGCTCGTCTTTCCCGACGAAAACCACTGGGTGTTGAAGGGCGCGAACAGCGTCCAGTGGCACCAGACGGTGTTCAACTGGCTGGACAGCTATTTGAAGAAGTAA
- a CDS encoding valine--tRNA ligase: MPMEKTFDPAAIEAKWAQEWESRGLFRPARPDAQPFTIVNPPPNVTGALHIGHALDNTLQDVLIRYERLRGKDALWVVGTDHAGIATQMVVERQLNERQQKRTDFTRDEFVGKVWEWKAESGGQITRQLRRLGCSMDWSREQFTMDPHFTKAVVKVFVDLHKKGLIYRDKRLVNWDPALKTAISDLEVESREVSGHMWHFKYPLAGGETYTYVERDADGRVVFQEERDYISIATTRPETMLGDGAVAVHPDDARYRPIVGKYCEIPVGPKEHRRLIPIITDDYPDPDFGSGAVKITGAHDENDYGVAQRNGIPMYRLMDEVAAMRADGPSYAEASARAVEIAKGAPATPAEIDALNLVPEEYRGLDRYEARARVVADIDAEGLMVKVEDKLIMQPFGDRGGVVIEPMLTDQWYVDAKTLAQPPIQAVRDGRINIVPKTWEKTFFNWMENIQPWCVSRQLWWGHRIPAWYAEDGRIFVAETEEEAQAEAGAGVALSRDPDVLDTWFSSALWPFATLGWPENTELLKRHYPNDVVISGFDILFFWDARMAMMGMEFMGSERERPEDKVPWKTLYLHGLVRAPDGQKMSKSKGNVIDPLGLIDQYGADALRFFMSAMESQGRDIKMDGARLAGYRNFATKLWNAARFCEANGISASTSLEAPAATLPVNRWIIGEVADTVAAMEAAFAAYRFDDAANAIYSFAWDRFCDWYLELIKPVLSRGTDPSSVRAEPVEAPSFSASGDEEKNGPSTSSGQTEIGETKAVAGWVLDQILVMLHPFMPFITEELWTGLGDRADYPLITAKWPASNAARDPQAGADIDWLIKLVSELRAAKAELGLPPGARLAAHFPASLKDRADKLAAQLDRLARLELVSFDPAPAGASAQLVVEGETITVPLEGVIDIAAERDRLSKALAAAAKERDSLAGRLNNPSFVERAKPEAVEKARADHAAKEAEADRLSAALARLG; this comes from the coding sequence ATGCCGATGGAAAAAACCTTCGATCCCGCCGCTATCGAGGCGAAATGGGCCCAGGAATGGGAAAGCCGCGGGCTGTTCCGCCCCGCGCGCCCCGATGCCCAGCCGTTCACGATCGTCAACCCGCCGCCGAACGTCACCGGCGCGCTGCACATCGGCCATGCGCTCGACAATACGTTGCAGGATGTGTTGATCCGTTACGAGCGGCTGCGCGGTAAGGATGCTTTGTGGGTCGTCGGCACCGATCATGCGGGCATCGCGACGCAGATGGTCGTCGAGCGCCAATTGAACGAGCGTCAGCAGAAGCGCACCGATTTCACCCGCGACGAATTCGTCGGCAAGGTGTGGGAATGGAAAGCCGAAAGCGGCGGCCAGATCACCCGCCAGCTCCGCCGCCTCGGCTGCTCGATGGACTGGAGCCGCGAACAGTTCACGATGGACCCGCATTTCACCAAGGCGGTGGTGAAAGTGTTCGTCGATCTCCACAAAAAGGGACTGATCTACCGCGACAAGCGCCTCGTGAACTGGGACCCGGCGCTCAAGACGGCGATTTCCGACCTCGAAGTCGAATCGCGCGAAGTGTCGGGGCATATGTGGCATTTCAAATATCCGCTCGCGGGCGGCGAAACCTACACCTATGTCGAGCGCGACGCCGACGGTCGGGTCGTGTTTCAGGAAGAGCGCGACTATATTTCGATCGCGACGACGCGCCCCGAAACGATGCTGGGCGACGGAGCCGTCGCAGTGCATCCCGATGACGCGCGTTACCGGCCCATCGTCGGCAAATATTGCGAGATTCCCGTCGGGCCCAAAGAGCATCGCCGCCTGATCCCGATCATCACCGACGATTACCCCGACCCCGATTTCGGCTCGGGCGCGGTGAAGATCACCGGCGCGCACGACGAAAACGACTATGGCGTCGCGCAGCGCAACGGGATTCCGATGTACCGGCTGATGGACGAAGTCGCCGCAATGCGCGCCGACGGACCGAGCTATGCCGAAGCATCGGCGCGCGCGGTCGAAATCGCGAAGGGTGCTCCCGCCACTCCGGCCGAGATCGACGCGCTGAACCTTGTCCCCGAGGAATATCGCGGGCTCGACCGCTATGAAGCGCGGGCGCGCGTCGTCGCCGACATCGACGCCGAAGGCCTGATGGTGAAGGTCGAGGACAAGCTGATCATGCAGCCCTTCGGCGACCGCGGCGGCGTGGTGATCGAACCGATGCTCACCGACCAATGGTATGTCGATGCCAAGACGCTCGCGCAGCCGCCGATTCAAGCGGTGCGCGACGGGCGCATCAATATCGTGCCGAAAACCTGGGAAAAAACCTTCTTCAACTGGATGGAAAATATCCAGCCCTGGTGCGTGTCGCGACAGCTCTGGTGGGGGCACCGGATTCCGGCGTGGTATGCCGAGGACGGCCGCATTTTCGTCGCCGAAACCGAAGAAGAAGCCCAGGCCGAAGCGGGAGCGGGTGTCGCCCTGTCCCGCGACCCCGACGTCCTCGACACCTGGTTCTCCTCCGCCCTCTGGCCCTTCGCGACGCTCGGCTGGCCCGAAAACACCGAACTGCTGAAACGCCACTATCCCAACGACGTCGTCATCTCGGGCTTCGACATCCTCTTCTTCTGGGATGCGCGAATGGCGATGATGGGGATGGAGTTCATGGGTTCGGAGCGCGAGCGGCCCGAAGACAAGGTGCCGTGGAAGACGCTCTATCTCCACGGCCTCGTCCGCGCACCCGACGGGCAGAAAATGTCGAAGTCGAAGGGCAATGTCATCGACCCGCTCGGCCTGATCGACCAATATGGCGCCGATGCTTTGCGCTTCTTCATGTCGGCGATGGAAAGCCAGGGCCGCGATATCAAGATGGATGGCGCGCGGCTTGCGGGTTATCGCAATTTCGCGACGAAGCTCTGGAATGCCGCGCGCTTCTGCGAAGCCAATGGCATTTCGGCCTCGACCAGCCTCGAAGCCCCCGCGGCGACATTGCCCGTCAATCGCTGGATCATCGGCGAAGTCGCGGACACCGTCGCCGCGATGGAAGCGGCCTTTGCCGCCTATCGCTTCGACGATGCCGCCAACGCGATCTACAGCTTTGCCTGGGACCGCTTCTGCGACTGGTATCTGGAGCTGATCAAGCCGGTGTTGAGCCGCGGAACCGACCCCAGTTCCGTTCGGGCTGAGCCTGTCGAAGCCCCGTCCTTCTCTGCAAGCGGCGATGAAGAAAAGAACGGCCCTTCGACAAGCTCAGGGCAAACGGAGATTGGGGAAACCAAAGCCGTCGCCGGCTGGGTGCTCGACCAGATCCTCGTCATGCTCCACCCCTTCATGCCCTTCATCACCGAAGAGCTGTGGACGGGCCTTGGCGACCGCGCCGACTATCCGTTGATTACCGCCAAATGGCCCGCATCGAACGCCGCGCGCGATCCGCAAGCCGGCGCCGACATCGACTGGCTGATCAAACTGGTGAGCGAATTGCGCGCCGCCAAGGCCGAACTCGGCCTGCCCCCCGGAGCGCGCCTGGCCGCCCATTTCCCGGCATCGCTTAAGGATCGCGCCGACAAGCTGGCCGCGCAGCTCGACCGCCTCGCGCGCCTCGAGCTCGTCAGTTTCGATCCCGCGCCCGCAGGTGCGTCGGCACAACTTGTCGTCGAGGGCGAGACCATCACCGTCCCGCTTGAAGGCGTGATCGACATCGCCGCCGAGCGCGATCGCCTGAGCAAGGCACTCGCCGCTGCGGCCAAAGAGCGCGACAGCCTCGCCGGGCGGCTCAATAACCCCTCGTTCGTCGAGCGCGCCAAACCCGAAGCGGTTGAAAAAGCGCGCGCGGACCATGCCGCCAAGGAAGCCGAAGCCGATCGCCTGAGCGCCGCGCTCGCGCGTCTGGGGTGA
- a CDS encoding LytR/AlgR family response regulator transcription factor, with protein sequence MLQTLRTLIVDDEPLAIERLQILAGQQDGISLVGTASDGASALRMVDALAPDLLLCDIAMPDLNGLEVAAAIEQLDNPPAIVFVTAFDRYAVAAFEVAAVDYLLKPVAPDRLERALGRVREWRATERSPAQKSKWITEFWVQNRGEMLRIDAAQVDLIEAERDYMRLHVGARSWLIHQTIKSLEARMNPDQFMRIHRSKMIRREGIVGLKHHGDGAWSVDLGEGGVHRIGRTYLHDVKAIMHA encoded by the coding sequence ATGCTTCAGACCTTGCGCACATTGATCGTCGATGACGAGCCGCTCGCGATCGAGCGGCTTCAGATCCTGGCCGGGCAACAGGACGGCATTTCTCTCGTCGGTACCGCCAGCGACGGCGCCTCGGCGCTCCGTATGGTCGACGCGCTCGCGCCCGACCTGCTGCTCTGCGACATCGCCATGCCCGACCTTAACGGGCTGGAAGTGGCCGCGGCGATCGAGCAGCTCGACAACCCGCCGGCCATCGTTTTCGTCACCGCCTTCGATCGCTATGCGGTCGCGGCGTTCGAGGTCGCCGCAGTCGACTATCTGCTGAAGCCCGTCGCCCCCGACCGGCTGGAGCGCGCGCTCGGCCGCGTGCGCGAATGGCGCGCGACCGAGCGTTCGCCAGCGCAGAAAAGCAAATGGATCACCGAATTCTGGGTCCAGAACCGCGGCGAAATGCTGCGGATCGACGCGGCACAGGTCGACCTGATCGAGGCCGAACGCGACTATATGCGCCTGCACGTTGGCGCGCGCAGCTGGCTGATCCACCAGACGATCAAATCATTGGAAGCGCGGATGAACCCCGATCAGTTCATGCGCATCCACCGGTCGAAGATGATCCGGCGCGAGGGCATCGTCGGGCTCAAACATCATGGCGACGGCGCGTGGAGCGTCGATCTGGGCGAAGGCGGCGTGCACCGCATCGGCCGCACCTATCTTCACGACGTCAAGGCGATCATGCACGCCTGA
- a CDS encoding UrcA family protein codes for MANLTFILLAAPMALTGLSVPASASEDDGERRTVIVKYGDLNLSTAKGREALSSRVKFAVRQVCGSRPHYRQTLAERAPAIQCEKSAMADADVKLAALFNGDGARFADAGGLVIAAAP; via the coding sequence ATGGCGAACCTTACTTTCATTCTGCTGGCGGCGCCGATGGCGTTGACCGGTCTTTCCGTTCCTGCGTCCGCAAGCGAAGACGATGGCGAGCGTCGTACCGTAATCGTCAAATATGGTGATCTGAACCTTTCGACCGCGAAAGGGCGCGAGGCGCTGTCATCGCGCGTCAAATTTGCGGTGCGTCAGGTGTGCGGCAGCCGGCCGCACTACCGGCAAACGCTCGCCGAGCGCGCGCCCGCAATTCAGTGCGAGAAATCGGCGATGGCCGATGCGGACGTGAAACTTGCCGCGCTCTTCAACGGCGATGGCGCCCGCTTTGCCGATGCCGGCGGGCTGGTTATCGCTGCCGCTCCCTGA
- a CDS encoding MATE family efflux transporter: MNEEVSVTPTPVAAAADPAASPVPPRQTARGGTGRTDLTTGPITRTLILFALPTLASNILQTLSGSVNSIWVGQFLGNSALAATANANIIMFLMFGAFFGFGMAATVLIGQSMGRGDVDAARRATGGVIGLALLFSVVAAIVGWFASDRILHWLKTPPEAFVLAHDYLRVTFLAVPASMLSVTLMMASRGAGDAVTPLRFMILAVVLDIVFNPILILGLGPFPRLGIAGSALATALAGTISLVGMIGWFYAKNHVLRLRGRELAYLLPQWSELRFIIGRGLPMGAQMIVISSAGLVMVGLVNREGLVTSAAYGATLQLWNYIQMPALAVGAAVSSMAAQNIGAGRWDRVASVTNSGIAINLAMTGALIILLLLFDRAALALFLGSESPAIDVARDIQLIATWAFLPFGTTIVLISTLRANGSVVPPLIILFLSTFPIRLGLYHLAYPYLGANALWWSFLLSMLASLAMAWVIYQRGRWRRTLPQPAR, encoded by the coding sequence GTGAACGAAGAGGTTTCCGTCACGCCGACGCCGGTCGCGGCGGCGGCTGATCCGGCTGCCAGCCCGGTCCCGCCGCGCCAGACTGCGCGCGGCGGCACCGGGCGGACCGATCTGACGACGGGTCCGATCACCAGGACGCTAATTCTCTTCGCGCTGCCGACGCTCGCGTCGAACATCCTCCAGACGCTCTCGGGTTCGGTGAACTCGATCTGGGTCGGACAGTTTCTGGGCAACAGCGCGCTTGCCGCAACCGCCAATGCGAACATCATCATGTTCCTGATGTTCGGCGCGTTTTTCGGTTTCGGTATGGCCGCGACGGTACTGATCGGTCAATCGATGGGCCGCGGCGACGTCGACGCCGCGCGCCGCGCGACCGGCGGCGTCATCGGCCTCGCTCTCCTCTTTTCGGTCGTCGCAGCAATCGTCGGCTGGTTCGCTTCGGATCGCATCCTCCATTGGCTCAAAACCCCGCCCGAAGCCTTCGTCCTCGCGCATGATTACCTCCGCGTCACCTTCCTGGCTGTCCCGGCCTCGATGCTCTCCGTCACGCTGATGATGGCCTCGCGCGGCGCGGGCGATGCGGTGACGCCGCTGCGCTTCATGATCCTCGCGGTTGTTCTCGACATTGTCTTCAACCCTATCCTGATCCTCGGCCTCGGCCCTTTCCCGCGGCTCGGTATCGCGGGCAGCGCGCTTGCGACGGCGCTTGCCGGGACGATCAGCCTCGTCGGCATGATCGGCTGGTTCTATGCCAAAAATCATGTCCTGCGCCTCCGCGGCCGCGAACTCGCTTACCTCCTTCCGCAATGGAGCGAGCTGCGCTTCATCATCGGCCGCGGCCTGCCAATGGGCGCACAGATGATCGTCATCTCGAGCGCCGGGCTGGTCATGGTCGGCCTCGTCAATCGCGAAGGACTTGTGACCTCCGCCGCTTATGGCGCAACGCTGCAGCTCTGGAATTATATTCAGATGCCCGCGCTGGCGGTCGGCGCGGCGGTCAGCTCAATGGCGGCGCAGAATATTGGCGCCGGGCGCTGGGACCGCGTCGCTTCGGTGACCAACAGCGGCATTGCCATCAATCTCGCGATGACGGGTGCCTTGATCATCCTCCTCCTGCTCTTCGACCGTGCTGCGCTCGCGCTGTTCCTCGGCAGCGAGAGCCCGGCGATCGACGTAGCGCGCGATATTCAGCTGATCGCAACATGGGCATTCCTGCCATTTGGCACGACGATTGTATTGATCAGCACTTTGCGCGCCAACGGCTCAGTGGTCCCGCCGCTGATCATCCTCTTCCTGTCGACGTTTCCGATCCGCCTTGGCCTCTATCATCTGGCCTATCCTTATCTCGGCGCCAATGCGCTCTGGTGGAGTTTCCTGCTTTCCATGCTCGCATCGCTGGCGATGGCCTGGGTCATATATCAACGCGGCCGCTGGCGCCGGACGCTGCCCCAGCCGGCGCGTTGA